A DNA window from Luteolibacter luteus contains the following coding sequences:
- a CDS encoding PulJ/GspJ family protein, with protein sequence MKTPLSLKRRFLRGFTLIELMVAMAITTVIVTVLVSITGVALDSWQRGRAEIRASRQAKSMLDTLAKDFESMVSRRGNSFEWMYAKISSDLPGTSANQSSNAADLIFFTAATDRYLGEIGTANDAGGDVSCVGYKLEYQDPVKGTEEDDSSTFVFYRLLVNPDDTFKDLLGQADLKAAFSSYDDKVKEVENFVCENIYQFTLTFQVEVTQPGSGNNAPTTVPVRVTLGEDAAGTEMILRGNGLETDASVGQLKPVVSIDELKAGRLKGVEIGITVLSDAAVIRLNTPGLKDEVREKILAQESFQYSRTVELPGM encoded by the coding sequence ATGAAAACCCCTTTATCCTTAAAGCGCCGCTTCCTGCGCGGCTTCACCCTGATCGAGCTGATGGTCGCCATGGCCATCACCACGGTGATCGTCACCGTCCTCGTTTCCATCACCGGTGTGGCCTTGGATTCGTGGCAGCGTGGTCGTGCGGAGATCCGCGCATCCCGCCAAGCGAAGTCGATGCTGGATACCCTGGCGAAGGACTTCGAGTCCATGGTATCGCGCCGCGGCAATTCCTTCGAGTGGATGTATGCGAAGATCAGCAGCGATCTGCCGGGTACTTCGGCCAACCAAAGCTCGAACGCCGCAGATCTGATTTTCTTCACTGCTGCAACCGACCGTTACCTTGGTGAGATCGGTACGGCGAACGATGCGGGAGGCGACGTGTCCTGCGTGGGTTACAAGCTCGAATATCAGGATCCGGTGAAGGGCACCGAGGAAGATGATTCCTCCACCTTCGTGTTCTACCGCCTGCTGGTGAATCCGGATGATACCTTTAAGGATCTACTGGGCCAAGCTGACCTGAAGGCGGCTTTCTCCAGCTACGATGACAAGGTCAAGGAAGTGGAGAACTTCGTCTGCGAAAACATTTATCAGTTCACGCTGACCTTCCAGGTGGAAGTGACCCAGCCGGGTTCGGGTAACAATGCTCCGACCACGGTGCCGGTGCGCGTGACCCTCGGTGAAGACGCTGCCGGAACGGAGATGATCCTCCGCGGCAATGGCTTGGAGACCGATGCTTCCGTCGGCCAGCTCAAGCCGGTCGTCAGCATCGACGAACTCAAGGCCGGTCGCCTCAAGGGCGTCGAAATCGGCATTACCGTGCTTTCCGACGCTGCTGTGATCCGTCTCAACACCCCCGGCCTCAAGGATGAGGTGCGCGAGAAGATCCTGGCTCAGGAATCCTTCCAATACTCCCGCACCGTCGAGTTGCCGGGAATGTAA
- a CDS encoding prepilin-type N-terminal cleavage/methylation domain-containing protein, translating to MNSTLSRMRRGFTLMETVIAIGVLALLLTAFLAVFGPATTGLRKAISVQEADRLAAALERELVTLRPGGSGPSYTTGFDKAYNWIEQASDGSETVMLYQYRGNPTSLREDGTMEPFTQGGGVAGKDFVVQPMVRLRSDTLLMEDLNALDGRIFAAKLTQLEFSNGQLKKRESGGINPDPNNTGESLGGSGSDAYVEAVIAFAAEFFIVPNSAPEYVRQGGKFDPNNLTKPIFTRNLAVRR from the coding sequence ATGAATTCCACCCTTTCACGCATGCGCCGCGGTTTCACTTTGATGGAAACCGTTATCGCCATCGGTGTGCTTGCCTTGCTTCTCACCGCGTTCCTCGCCGTTTTCGGCCCCGCCACCACGGGTCTGCGTAAGGCGATCAGCGTTCAGGAGGCGGACCGCTTGGCCGCGGCTCTCGAACGCGAGCTTGTGACCCTTCGTCCCGGCGGTTCGGGCCCGAGCTACACCACTGGCTTCGACAAGGCCTATAACTGGATCGAACAAGCCTCCGATGGCAGCGAGACGGTGATGCTTTACCAGTATCGCGGAAATCCGACTTCGCTGCGCGAGGACGGCACCATGGAGCCGTTTACCCAAGGCGGAGGTGTCGCCGGTAAGGATTTCGTGGTCCAGCCGATGGTTCGCCTGCGCTCGGACACCCTGCTGATGGAAGACCTCAACGCACTCGACGGCCGGATCTTCGCGGCCAAGTTGACCCAGCTTGAGTTCAGCAACGGCCAGCTCAAGAAGCGCGAGAGCGGTGGCATCAACCCGGATCCGAACAACACCGGCGAGTCCTTGGGTGGCTCCGGTTCCGACGCCTACGTGGAAGCGGTTATTGCTTTCGCCGCGGAGTTCTTCATTGTGCCGAACAGTGCACCGGAATACGTCCGGCAGGGTGGGAAGTTCGATCCGAACAACCTCACCAAACCCATCTTCACCCGCAACCTCGCCGTTCGCCGCTAA